In Nicotiana tabacum cultivar K326 chromosome 17, ASM71507v2, whole genome shotgun sequence, one DNA window encodes the following:
- the LOC107781434 gene encoding protein HIGH CHLOROPHYLL FLUORESCENCE PHENOTYPE 173, chloroplastic isoform X2 → MDSCYFAVTKPSSSSSSAILNFQGVSSVGVRSSQKSLRAAPSQLCWPLSRPNKKYQNFVYRRTSQNLSFKTFKGPILAEAGKQVNSMDSSGITLVTGATGGVGRRVVDVLRNKRLPVRILVRNEEKARRMLGADVDLVVGDVTKSSTLLPEYFKGVTSVINAVSVIVGPKEGDTPDRAKYSQGIKFFEPEIKGDSPEMVEYIGMKNLINVVKENVGLCTGKLVFGYEGNSFKELPWGALDDVVMGGVSQSTFQIDLTGGENGGPTGLFKGVVTTANNGGFASIRTKNFFEPENLSAYDGLELRLKGDGRRYKLIVRISRDWDAVGYTLSFDSVEGWQSVRLPFSSLRPIFRARTVLDAPPFDPSQIMSLQLMFSKFESDGKLNPTFKEGPFELPVSCIRAYLKDTITPRFIHVSSAGVTRPERPGIDLSKQPPAVRLNKELGFILTFKLKGEDEIRESGIPYTIIRPCALTEEPAGADLIFDQGDNITGKISREEVARICVAALKSPYACDKTFEVKSVIPFSEPFTVDPENPPPEKDYNEYFKTLKDGITGKESLEKTPIPV, encoded by the exons ATGGACTCTTGTTATTTCGCTGTGACAAAGCcatcatcttcttcgtcttcagCTATTCTGAATTTTCAG GGTGTTTCATCTGTTGGTGTAAGATCGTCCCAGAAATCCTTACGTGCTGCCCCTTCTCAACTTTGTTGGCCATTATCTAGACCTAACaagaaatatcaaaattttgtttATAGGCGGACCTCGCAGAATCTTAGTTTCAAGACATTTAAGGGACCCATCTTGGCAGAAGCTGGAAAACAAG TCAACTCAATGGATTCTTCCGGAATTACGCTGGTAACTGGAGCCACAGGTGGTGTCGGGAGAAGAGTGGTCGACGTGTTACGCAACAAAAGATTGCCTGTCCGAATACTC GTCAGAAATGAAGAGAAGGCAAGAAGAATGCTTGGTGCAGATGTTGACCTG GTTGTTGGAGATGTTACCAAATCAAGCACTCTGCTTCCTGAGTACTTCAAAGGAGTAACGAGCGTAATTAATGCTGTTTCTGTAATTGTTGGCCCAAAGGAAGGGGATACCCCTGACAGGGCAAAATACAGTCAG GGAATCAAGTTCTTTGAACCCGAG ATTAAGGGTGACTCACCCGAAATGGTGGAGTACATTGGAATGAAGAATTTAATAAATGTCGTCAAAGAAAATGTTGGCCTTTGCACAGGAAAACTAGTATTTGGATATGAAG GTAATTCATTTAAAGAACTTCCTTGGGGTGCTTTGGATGATGTTGTGATGGGTGGAGTGAGTCAAAGTACATTCCAGATAGATCTAACTGGTGGGGAAAATGGTGGACCAACAGGGCTCTTCAAAG GAGTTGTTACCACTGCTAACAATGGAGGTTTTGCCAGTATCAGGACAAAG AACTTTTTTGAACCTGAAAATCTTTCTGCTTATGATGGTTTAGAGTTGCGTCTTAAAGGTGATGGCCGTCGTTATAAGCTTATTGTTCGCATTAGCCGTGATTGGGATGCTGTGGGTTATACATTGAGCTTTGACTCCGTTGAGGGTTGGCAATCG GTCCGTTTGCCTTTTTCTTCTTTGAGGCCTATATTCCGAGCGCGAACTGTACTAGATGCACCGCCTTTTGACCCCAGTCAAATCATGTCATTACAG CTTATGTTCAGCAAATTCGAATCTGATGGTAAACTGAATCCAACTTTCAAGGAAGGTCCTTTTGAACTTCCTGTATCATGCATTCGGGCTTATCTTAAAGATACCATAACTCCCAG GTTTATACATGTGAGTTCTGCTGGTGTAACTAGACCGGAAAGACCAGGAATTGATTTAAGCAAACAGCCTCCAGCTGTGCGATTGAACAAGGAATTGGGCTTCATCCTGACATTCAAGTTAAAG GGGGAAGATGAGATTCGAGAATCTGGCATACCATATACAATAATCAGGCCTTGTGCCTTAACTGAGGAGCCTGCAGGAGCTGATCTCATTTTTGATCAAGGAGACAATATCACG GGGAAGATATCCCGTGAAGAAGTTGCTCGGATATGTGTGGCAGCACTGAAAAGCCCCTATGCATGTGACAAGACATTTGAG GTTAAAAGTGTCATTCCATTTAGTGAGCCGTTCACGGTGGATCCAGAGAACCCTCCTCCAGAGAAAGATTACAATGAATACTTCAAGACTTTGAAAGATGGCATCACTGGGAAAGAAAGCCTAGAGAAAACTCCGATCCCTGTATAA
- the LOC107781434 gene encoding protein HIGH CHLOROPHYLL FLUORESCENCE PHENOTYPE 173, chloroplastic isoform X1: MDSCYFAVTKPSSSSSSAILNFQGVSSVGVRSSQKSLRAAPSQLCWPLSRPNKKYQNFVYRRTSQNLSFKTFKGPILAEAGKQGWDLGRFIETLYFFNGPPSPAKFFESLIEKLTGPSPSTPVNSMDSSGITLVTGATGGVGRRVVDVLRNKRLPVRILVRNEEKARRMLGADVDLVVGDVTKSSTLLPEYFKGVTSVINAVSVIVGPKEGDTPDRAKYSQGIKFFEPEIKGDSPEMVEYIGMKNLINVVKENVGLCTGKLVFGYEGNSFKELPWGALDDVVMGGVSQSTFQIDLTGGENGGPTGLFKGVVTTANNGGFASIRTKNFFEPENLSAYDGLELRLKGDGRRYKLIVRISRDWDAVGYTLSFDSVEGWQSVRLPFSSLRPIFRARTVLDAPPFDPSQIMSLQLMFSKFESDGKLNPTFKEGPFELPVSCIRAYLKDTITPRFIHVSSAGVTRPERPGIDLSKQPPAVRLNKELGFILTFKLKGEDEIRESGIPYTIIRPCALTEEPAGADLIFDQGDNITGKISREEVARICVAALKSPYACDKTFEVKSVIPFSEPFTVDPENPPPEKDYNEYFKTLKDGITGKESLEKTPIPV, from the exons ATGGACTCTTGTTATTTCGCTGTGACAAAGCcatcatcttcttcgtcttcagCTATTCTGAATTTTCAG GGTGTTTCATCTGTTGGTGTAAGATCGTCCCAGAAATCCTTACGTGCTGCCCCTTCTCAACTTTGTTGGCCATTATCTAGACCTAACaagaaatatcaaaattttgtttATAGGCGGACCTCGCAGAATCTTAGTTTCAAGACATTTAAGGGACCCATCTTGGCAGAAGCTGGAAAACAAGGTTGGGATCTTGGCAGATTCATAGAGACATTGTATTTTTTTAATGGCCCTCCTTCCCCTGCAAAGTTCTTTGAATCTCTGATTGAGAAGCTAACTGGTCCATCACCTAGTACACCAGTCAACTCAATGGATTCTTCCGGAATTACGCTGGTAACTGGAGCCACAGGTGGTGTCGGGAGAAGAGTGGTCGACGTGTTACGCAACAAAAGATTGCCTGTCCGAATACTC GTCAGAAATGAAGAGAAGGCAAGAAGAATGCTTGGTGCAGATGTTGACCTG GTTGTTGGAGATGTTACCAAATCAAGCACTCTGCTTCCTGAGTACTTCAAAGGAGTAACGAGCGTAATTAATGCTGTTTCTGTAATTGTTGGCCCAAAGGAAGGGGATACCCCTGACAGGGCAAAATACAGTCAG GGAATCAAGTTCTTTGAACCCGAG ATTAAGGGTGACTCACCCGAAATGGTGGAGTACATTGGAATGAAGAATTTAATAAATGTCGTCAAAGAAAATGTTGGCCTTTGCACAGGAAAACTAGTATTTGGATATGAAG GTAATTCATTTAAAGAACTTCCTTGGGGTGCTTTGGATGATGTTGTGATGGGTGGAGTGAGTCAAAGTACATTCCAGATAGATCTAACTGGTGGGGAAAATGGTGGACCAACAGGGCTCTTCAAAG GAGTTGTTACCACTGCTAACAATGGAGGTTTTGCCAGTATCAGGACAAAG AACTTTTTTGAACCTGAAAATCTTTCTGCTTATGATGGTTTAGAGTTGCGTCTTAAAGGTGATGGCCGTCGTTATAAGCTTATTGTTCGCATTAGCCGTGATTGGGATGCTGTGGGTTATACATTGAGCTTTGACTCCGTTGAGGGTTGGCAATCG GTCCGTTTGCCTTTTTCTTCTTTGAGGCCTATATTCCGAGCGCGAACTGTACTAGATGCACCGCCTTTTGACCCCAGTCAAATCATGTCATTACAG CTTATGTTCAGCAAATTCGAATCTGATGGTAAACTGAATCCAACTTTCAAGGAAGGTCCTTTTGAACTTCCTGTATCATGCATTCGGGCTTATCTTAAAGATACCATAACTCCCAG GTTTATACATGTGAGTTCTGCTGGTGTAACTAGACCGGAAAGACCAGGAATTGATTTAAGCAAACAGCCTCCAGCTGTGCGATTGAACAAGGAATTGGGCTTCATCCTGACATTCAAGTTAAAG GGGGAAGATGAGATTCGAGAATCTGGCATACCATATACAATAATCAGGCCTTGTGCCTTAACTGAGGAGCCTGCAGGAGCTGATCTCATTTTTGATCAAGGAGACAATATCACG GGGAAGATATCCCGTGAAGAAGTTGCTCGGATATGTGTGGCAGCACTGAAAAGCCCCTATGCATGTGACAAGACATTTGAG GTTAAAAGTGTCATTCCATTTAGTGAGCCGTTCACGGTGGATCCAGAGAACCCTCCTCCAGAGAAAGATTACAATGAATACTTCAAGACTTTGAAAGATGGCATCACTGGGAAAGAAAGCCTAGAGAAAACTCCGATCCCTGTATAA